The DNA window GACCGCAGACGTCGGCCACGCCGCGCGGGCACTGATTCCTCCCCACCTCCGACGTGAAGGCACGCGACCCCGCCGACCGGGAGCTCGCGGCCGGCAGAATTGGCTCGAACGACCGAACGAACACCCGAGGGTGCCGCAAGGAGGTTTCCGGTGACTGACAAGCCCGCCATCGACGTGCTGTTGACCGAGGACCGCGAGTTTCCCCCGCCCCCCGAGTTCGCGAAGACGGCGCGGGTGCAGGGGCGCGCGCTCTACGACCACGCGGAGAGGGACTTCGAGGGCTTCTGGGCCGAGCGGGCCCGGCTCCTCTCCTGGCAGAAACCCTTCGACCGGGTCCTCGACTGGCAGCCCCCCGACGCCGAGTGGTTCGTCGGCGGCAAGCTCAACGCGACCGTGAACTGCCTGGACCGCCACCTCGCCGGACCGACGAGAAACCGCGCCGCCATCATCTGGGAGGGGGAGCCCGGGGACGCGCGAACCCTGACCTACTTCGACCTGCACCGCGAGGTGAACCGCTTCGCGGGCGTGCTGAAGCGCCTCGGCGTCGAGAAGGGGGACCGCGTCGGGATCTACCTGCCGATGATCCCCGAGCTCCCGATCGCCATGCTGGCCTGCGCCCGTATCGGCGCGATCCACAGCGTAGTCTTCGCCGGCTTCTCGGCCGAGTCGCTCGCCGACCGCATGAACGACGCGCAAGCCAAGCTCCTCATCACCGCCGACGGAGGGTATCGCCGCGGCCAGATCCTGCAGCTCAAGCGCATCGCCGACGATGCGCTGCGCCACGCACCGACGGTGAAGAACGTGGTCGTGGTGAAGCGTGGCGACTTCCCGATGGAGTTCCACGAGGGGCGCGACCACTGGTACCACCGGCTGATGCAGGACGCCCCGCGCTTCGTCGAGCCGGAGCCGATGGACGCGCAGGAGCTCCTCTTCAGCCTCTACACCTCCGGGTCCACGGGCAAGCCGAAGGGGATCGCGCACGCCGTGGGCGGCTATCTGGTCGGCGTGCAGAGCACCACCGAGTGGGTCTTCGACCTGCAGCCCGACGACGTCTACTGGTGCACCGCCGACATCGGCTGGATCACCGGCCACAGCTACGTGGTCTACGGGCCGCTGGCCTGCGGCACCACGGTCCTGATGTACGAGGGAGCCCCCGACTGGCCCGATCGCAATCGCTTCTGGGAGCTCATCGAGAAGTACGGCGTCACGAAGTTCTACACCGCGCCGACCGCGATCCGGACCTTCATGCGCTGGGGACGGCAGTACGCCGACCAGCACGACCTCTCGTCGCTGCGCCTCATCGGCACCGTCGGCGAGCCGATCAACCCCGAGGCCTGGGTCTGGTACCGCGACGTGATCGGCGGCGGGCGCTGCCCGGTGGTGGACACCTGGTGGCAGACCGAGACGGGGATGATCATGATCTCGCCTCTGCCGGGGGTCACGACCTGCAAGCCCGGCTCGGCCACGCACCCGATCCCCGGCATCTCCGCGGACGTGGTGGATGGAAACGGCCACTCCGTCCCGCACGGCGGGGGCCTCCTCGTGCTGCGCCGCCCCTGGCCCGCCATGCTGCGCACGATCTGGGGCGACCACGACCGCTACGTCAGCACCTACTGGTCGCGCTTCGGCAAGGAGATCTACTTCACCGGCGACGGCGCGAAGCGGGACCCCGACGGCTACCTCTGGCTGCTCGGCCGGGTGGACGACGTGATCAACGTCGCCGGCCACCGCGTGGGCAC is part of the Deltaproteobacteria bacterium genome and encodes:
- the acs gene encoding acetate--CoA ligase, encoding MTDKPAIDVLLTEDREFPPPPEFAKTARVQGRALYDHAERDFEGFWAERARLLSWQKPFDRVLDWQPPDAEWFVGGKLNATVNCLDRHLAGPTRNRAAIIWEGEPGDARTLTYFDLHREVNRFAGVLKRLGVEKGDRVGIYLPMIPELPIAMLACARIGAIHSVVFAGFSAESLADRMNDAQAKLLITADGGYRRGQILQLKRIADDALRHAPTVKNVVVVKRGDFPMEFHEGRDHWYHRLMQDAPRFVEPEPMDAQELLFSLYTSGSTGKPKGIAHAVGGYLVGVQSTTEWVFDLQPDDVYWCTADIGWITGHSYVVYGPLACGTTVLMYEGAPDWPDRNRFWELIEKYGVTKFYTAPTAIRTFMRWGRQYADQHDLSSLRLIGTVGEPINPEAWVWYRDVIGGGRCPVVDTWWQTETGMIMISPLPGVTTCKPGSATHPIPGISADVVDGNGHSVPHGGGLLVLRRPWPAMLRTIWGDHDRYVSTYWSRFGKEIYFTGDGAKRDPDGYLWLLGRVDDVINVAGHRVGTMEVESALVAHPSVVEAACVGISDELKGQAIAAFVTLRDGAQHPDDLADELREHVAQKIGAIAKPKKVLFTAELPKTRSGKIMRRLLRDIAEGRALGDTTTLADPAVIQRLKANYQDDQG